The Brassica rapa cultivar Chiifu-401-42 chromosome A10, CAAS_Brap_v3.01, whole genome shotgun sequence genome segment AACAACCACTTTTCCATAGATCTCACTTTTCCAAAGAAACAAGGGTTTAGATCAGCACATAGTAGATGAAAAGTAATAGACAACATCTGTTTTGTATACCTGTAGAGTCCCATTCTCTTGGCAAGATTTGAGATCTGCTCATAATCCCTTCGGTCTCTTTTGTCTCTAGAAACAATCTCTCGTTCGCTATCATTAGCCAACAGAATCCCTAACTTCCATTTCCACTCATCAACATTGGCCACAGAAGATGAAGCCTATAAAATTcaaagagttaaaaaaaaaaagattaaacagAAACTAATCAAGATCTCTCATTTGCTTTAGTCATTCATCCTAACAAAGACTTAAAGTTCCCATTTTGATCTGAACAAGAAACAGAACAATCATAACTGTCTAAACCAAAATGTCTAAAAAGCTCGAACCTTTCATTATTAATCTAAACACACGAACCTTATGTTCCTCGAATTCACACTCGTACTCATCATCAGAGAACTGTTCCGCAGTGTACCCGATGAAACGACGACGTATCTGGCCGTATGACAAACCTTTGACAACATCACCACTAGAGATCGGAGCACCAACGATATGATAAGACCTGCATAAAGATGGGTTTCTCGGTAGAGAGCGAGTGGGGAGCTTGGTGGCCTGCCACAGGAAGAAGCTTATTCGTTTGGTGAAACGCATTCTAGAAATCGAATTGGACGATGAGGCATGGTTCTCTCAACCTCGCCGTCTTCAATTCGCTTGCTTTTCAGGCAAAGGAGGTTACTTTCTGCTTGGCTTAGTTCTCAACTCAAATGGGTTCTTCTCTCCCAGACAGAGATTGTTGGGTCTCTCTCACTTCGGATCTAGTTTCtatgggtttagggtttatggacTTTGTTGTTCTTGTCTGTCTTAACgagttttttattattattatttttgtttcacagAAAAATATAGAATTATCACCTACTATATCAACTATTGGTTCTAAAATTTAGGAATGATTAGAAAAATTAATCTCTGtctaatcaaaaatataaaaaattatactagtatttatattgtaaataaattatataaataatactaatttagttttttttggcaacctctaatttagttatattgcaaaaattagtatttttttgttatttcataatCACTTATCAGGTTATTATACCACTATCTCATTTTCTCAAAAACCATGTGGAAGCACATTTAAATCAACACCataaatattgtatatttttgaatctgCTTTTCTGCTAATGTATATGTTATAAATATGGCATCATCAAACTTTATTAGATTTTTGGAATATCACATTTTACAAAGTATAAGAGCTTTATACACAACTTCGTTTAAGACCATATCATTCTCATTCTGGTCTGTAAGAAACGTAAGCTCCTAGGGCAAAGATAACAAAGGCAGACACTCCTACATTCATCATCAACTTCTTCTCTTCACTTGTTATTTCTCTTCCCCTTATTTTCTCCATTATTCCTTTTCCTGTTTTATTTTCTTCCAGAACCGAGTCACTTAGtttttctttcatcttctcttttcttACAAATTCATCCATAGATTTCTTATCCTGGATCTTCTTCTCTAGTGCAGCTTCTTCCAACAGCTTCTCATTTGACATAGCTGCTTCTTGAAGCCTCCTTGCTTCAGCCATCTCTTTTGCTTTTGCTTCTTCTTGCAACCTCCTTGCCTCGGCCTTCTCTTTTGCTATAGCTTCTGCTTGAAGCCTCCTTGCTTCATCCATCTCTTTTGCTTTTGCTTCTTCTTGCAACCTCCTTGCCTCGGCCTTCTCTTTTGCTACAACTTCTTCTTGAAGCCTCCTTGCCTCAGCCATCTCTTTTGCTTTTGCTTCTTCTTGCAACCTCCTTGCCTCAGCCTTCTCTTTTGCTATAGCTGCTTCTTGCACCCTCCTTGCCTCAGCCTTCTCTTTTGCTATAGCTTCTTCTTGCAGCTTCTTTGCCTCAGCCATCTCTTTTGCTTTAGCTTCTTCTTGAAGCTTCCTAAGTATTCCCTCTTTCTCTTCcaaaagcttcttcttcttctcagccTCTGCTTCCTTCGCTTTCCTAGTAGATTCCTCCAACAACCTCTTCTCCTCTAGCTTCTCCACCTTATCAGCCATAGTTTTAGAAGTTTCTGGAAGATTAGGCATCTTTGTAATCGTCTCCTTAGGCATGGTGATTGTTAACGTGTTGTTATTGAAGCTCCCATGGATCTTATTTGCTAGACAATTCTGAGGAACATTGAATACTTTGTTGAAACGGCTCCATTTCCGACCAGCCAGGGGACGTTCTCCGGTGACTCTTATCATCGTCGAGGCGTGCACATACATTACCTTTATTTGCTCCTTTGTAAAACCTTTAAAAAACAATTCACATCAGAACCATACCATTACAACTAGTTAAATATAAGTAGTTATTTTGTATTCCAACCTGGAAGATCAATGGTGAATAGAATGGCTTCAGGTTGGTCTTTCCAATCAGATTTAGGGACAAAATCTTTATACTGAACCTCTAAGCCTGTTCCTCTCGGTTGCTGTCTTGCTGCCATTAATTAACTTTCTGAATTGGTTGTTTTGTCTGAGAGCTTTGAGCATATCCATTAGGGTTTATTCCTCTGCATTTAAATAAGACCTCAATCTCTACAATACTTGGCCATTTTCTCATGCATTATGCAATTGATATTACCTAGTTTTGAGGCCATGTCTTCATCCAAAATCTCTTCTTTCGTCTCAGATCATCATCATTTGTTCTCTAACAAAGAAAGCATAATATGTTTGCTTTCTTTACAAGTTTATATCTTGTGTTCCCCAATAACATCAGTTAAGGAGATGTACCATTAGCGTTCACTACGTTCAATATAAagaatatatagttttaaagcAGAGAATTGTCCTTACTCTTGAGTTTAAATAGAAGAACTTATATGTTCCAGGTTGCAATAACACCCATAACATGATACATTAATTGATTGATTGGTGACTAAAAATTAAGCATGGATAGAGAAATTGAGATATGCATTAGGACGAGCAAAGacttaaacacacacaaaacaagaGTAGTTTCAACAGAAAAATACTATTTGAATGTTTAGATATTCATTAATGGAAATTCATCATACTAAATTTAGTCAcagaatatttaatatatttaattatttcaaaattaaaataactatttttttttcaaaaatattctgTTTCTATAAAATCTTTAAATGTCCTTTATTTTAGACCTAAATGtctatttaatttttactaAGAACATGTTATAATTTTCTtatcaattaaatattttcatcagaattattataaataaatactttacaaaattttgtaatatatattttagcaacctatataatgtatttataaaagtgatattattaacatatcatgtttttaaaaaataaagtttatctAAAGTTGCGTTTTAAAAATGTAGGTTAGAATCTAGTATCAAAATCAAAGAGGAAATCTCCTTCCATTCAagtaaaaagaacaaaacaccAAACTTCATTACCACCAAGTACAGATTCCCACCATATttaaaagaagtttttttttttaacgttgatttattccgggacttgaaacctggatttcctgtaatctgcaataaattgcatagtctgggattcgaaccccagacctgggtgtagaagcctttaaaccttaaccaataggctacggtgcaTATTTAAAAGAAGTTTTGTACAGAATGATTCTCCTAATGTATATGTTAATCTCTAG includes the following:
- the LOC103847247 gene encoding inactive protein RESTRICTED TEV MOVEMENT 2, which translates into the protein MAARQQPRGTGLEVQYKDFVPKSDWKDQPEAILFTIDLPGFTKEQIKVMYVHASTMIRVTGERPLAGRKWSRFNKVFNVPQNCLANKIHGSFNNNTLTITMPKETITKMPNLPETSKTMADKVEKLEEKRLLEESTRKAKEAEAEKKKKLLEEKEGILRKLQEEAKAKEMAEAKKLQEEAIAKEKAEARRVQEAAIAKEKAEARRLQEEAKAKEMAEARRLQEEVVAKEKAEARRLQEEAKAKEMDEARRLQAEAIAKEKAEARRLQEEAKAKEMAEARRLQEAAMSNEKLLEEAALEKKIQDKKSMDEFVRKEKMKEKLSDSVLEENKTGKGIMEKIRGREITSEEKKLMMNVGVSAFVIFALGAYVSYRPE